One genomic window of Gossypium hirsutum isolate 1008001.06 chromosome D11, Gossypium_hirsutum_v2.1, whole genome shotgun sequence includes the following:
- the LOC107922531 gene encoding uncharacterized protein isoform X2 → MGFRNSYVGNLSLFYEIEEKLKQGHNVVLISNHHTEADPIIISLLLEKANPHIAENMLPGWYIAWLLLKMEHYFLGFPQILILDANRFYSIIFVDFNFLWSEAFIYFIWMNLYSYIPFVRKQS, encoded by the exons ATGGGATTTAG AAATTCATATGTTGGAAATCTTTCTCTTTTTTATGAAATAGAGGAGAAGCTTAAGCAG GGTCACAACGTTGTACTTATATCAAACCATCATACTGAAGCTGACCCAATCATCATCTCATTGTTGCTTGAGAAAGCAAATCCGCATATTGCTGAGAACATG CTGCCGGGATGGTACATAGCATGGCTATTACTGAAGATGGAACATTATTTTCTTGGGTTTCCTCAGATCCTCATCTTAGATGCCAACAGGTTCTATTCCATTATCTTTGTTGATTTTAACTTCCTCTGGAGTGAAGCTTTTATTTACTTCATTTGGATGAATTTGTACAGCTATATTCCCTTTGTGAGAAAACAATCGTAA
- the LOC107922531 gene encoding glycerol-3-phosphate acyltransferase, chloroplastic isoform X3 has product MGFRNSYVGNLSLFYEIEEKLKQGHNVVLISNHHTEADPIIISLLLEKANPHIAENMLPGWYIAWLLLKMEHYFLGFPQILILDANSYIPFVRKQS; this is encoded by the exons ATGGGATTTAG AAATTCATATGTTGGAAATCTTTCTCTTTTTTATGAAATAGAGGAGAAGCTTAAGCAG GGTCACAACGTTGTACTTATATCAAACCATCATACTGAAGCTGACCCAATCATCATCTCATTGTTGCTTGAGAAAGCAAATCCGCATATTGCTGAGAACATG CTGCCGGGATGGTACATAGCATGGCTATTACTGAAGATGGAACATTATTTTCTTGGGTTTCCTCAGATCCTCATCTTAGATGCCAACAG CTATATTCCCTTTGTGAGAAAACAATCGTAA